The genomic segment CTCGCTGTCGCTCGTCTATCTCGCGACCAGCCAGTGGATCCCCGGCCTCTTCAACTTCAAGGGCTATTCGTTCCCGCGGATGGTCGAGTTCGTCTACCTCGCCGGCGACGAGGGCATGTACGGCTTCCTCACCGGCATCTCCGCCAACATCCTTTACATCTACGTGCTCTTCGCCTCGGTGATGATGCGCGCCGGGGTCGGCGAGTGGGTGATCGACGTGGCGGTGAAGCTCGCGGGCTGGGCCCGGGGTGGCCCCGCCAAGATCGCGGTGGTGGGCTCCGCCCTCTTCGGCACGATTTCGGGCTCCACCGTGGCCAACGTCTATGCCACGGGCTCATTCACGATCCCCCTCATGAAGAAGGGCGGCTACTCGGCGAAGAGCGCCGCCGCCATCGAGGCCATCGCGGGCACCGGCGGGCAGATCATGCCGCCGGTCATGGGCGCCGGCGTCTTCATCATGGCGGAGATCACGGGGATCTCGTACTTCGACATCATCAAGGCGGCGGCCATCCCGGCCATCCTCTACTACGTCGGGCTCTCCGCCATGGTGCATTTCCTCGCGCTCCGCTACGGGATGCAGCCGGTGCCGAAGGCCGAACTGCCCTCGTGGAAGCCCGTCCTGAGACGCGCGTACTTCGCGATCCCCTTCGGCCTCATCGTGTATCTCCTCGCCCACGGGTACTCGCCGACTGGCGCAGCGTTCTACACCATCCTGACGACCTTCGCCCTGTCCTTCCTTGACCGGAGGACCTGGATGACGCCCCGGAAGTGTTGGGGCGCGCTGGTGGAGGCGGCGTTCAGCGCCGGGACCATCGCGGTGGCGCTGGCGGGCTCGGGGATGATCGTGGGCGTGCTCACTCGCACCGGCGCCGCCCTCGCCTTCAGCGGCGTGGTGGTTCAGGCCGCCCATGGCGTCCTGATCGTGGCCATGATCCTGATCTTCGCGGTGGTGTCCATCCTAGGC from the Candidatus Methylomirabilota bacterium genome contains:
- a CDS encoding TRAP transporter fused permease subunit — its product is MHLYTAGYGVFEPRIQRSLHLLFLVPLVFLTFPFNRRSPQHRPSAFDWAWATISWLASAYLIWDHARLDHRWEGASPVLPVEVVLGSIMAVLVIEACRRSLSPWMAVTISLSLVYLATSQWIPGLFNFKGYSFPRMVEFVYLAGDEGMYGFLTGISANILYIYVLFASVMMRAGVGEWVIDVAVKLAGWARGGPAKIAVVGSALFGTISGSTVANVYATGSFTIPLMKKGGYSAKSAAAIEAIAGTGGQIMPPVMGAGVFIMAEITGISYFDIIKAAAIPAILYYVGLSAMVHFLALRYGMQPVPKAELPSWKPVLRRAYFAIPFGLIVYLLAHGYSPTGAAFYTILTTFALSFLDRRTWMTPRKCWGALVEAAFSAGTIAVALAGSGMIVGVLTRTGAALAFSGVVVQAAHGVLIVAMILIFAVVSILG